ATCAGGTCGGCGAACTCGGCGTTGCCGAACTGGTGCCGCTCGAAGTGCCGGCGCAGGCCCGCGAAGAAGACCTCGTCGCCGAAATGGGCGGCCAGCTGCTTGAGAGCCGAGGCTCCCTTGGCGTAGGAGATGCCGTCGAAGTCGGACAGCGCCCCGGCGGCGTCGGAGGAGCCGTTGCCGGCCACCGGGTGATTCGACGGCGACTGGTCAGCGACCCGGCCCCAGTCCTTGCGGTGCAGGCCGAACTCCAGCCAGGCCAGCGCGGCCAGCCCGCCCTGCTCGCCGGCCAGGTCCGCGCACACCCGGTAGCCCATGTACTCGGCGAAGGACTCGTTGAGCCAGAGGTCGTCCCACCAGCGCATGGTGACCAGGTCACCGAACCACATGTGCGCCATCTCGTGGGTGATGGTCGAGGCCCGGTCACAGCGCTGGCCCCTGGTCGCGGCGCTGCGGAAGATGTACTGATCGCGCAGGGTGACGCAACCCGGGTTCTCCATGGCGCCGGCGTTGAAGTCGGGCACGAAGGCCTGGTGATACTCCCCGAACGGATACCGGATGCCGAACAGCTCGTGGAAGCGGTCCAGCGCCGCGGTGGTGACCCCCAGGATGTCGGCGGCCTCGGCCCGCAGGTGCGGGGCCAGCGACGCGCGGGCGTGCAGTCCCAGGGCGATGCCGTCGTGCTCGGCGGTGATCGAGGCGTAGGGCCCGGCCACCACGGTGACGAAGTAGGTGGCCAGCGGCCGGGTGCTGGCCAGGCGCCAATGACCCGGTGCTGACCGGGTCGCCGCGCCGTTGCCGATCACGGTCCACTCCGGTGGGCAGTGCACCTCGATGTCGAAGGGAGCCTTGAGGTCGGGCTGGTCGAAGCAGCCGAACCAGCGCGGCGCGGCGTCCAAAAAGGACATCGCGTACAGGTAGGTCCGACCGTCGGCCGGATCGACGTGGCGGTGCATGCCTTCGCCGTCGCTGGAGTAGGCCATCCGGGCCTGCACTCGCAGCACGTTCTCGGCCCGCAGCCCGGTCAGCGGCAGCCGGCCGTCGACGAGTCCGGCCGGGTCGAGCGGTTCGTCGTTGAGCGTCACCGACCGCACTTCGACCGCCCGCAGGTCGAGGAAGGTGCTGGCCCCGGGTTCGGCCGCCGAGAACTCGATGGTGGTGTCGGAGCCGAAATCCGGACCGTCGCCGGTCAGATCCAGGGTGATCCGGTACTTGCGGACAGTGAGAAGCGCGGCGCGCTCGACGGCTTCGACACGGGTCAGGCTGGGCATGGCCTCGAAGCTACCCGGGAACGCGAGCGCGCTTACCCAAAGTGACTGCAGGTTGTGTAAATGAGAAAGTGAAGATGCATGCATTTCGGTGGAAAGATCACCGGAATCGGCGGCGATCAAGTCGTTCACGTCACTGAAACATGCTCGCGTCCTCGGCCGTAACAGGCCCGGCTGATTCTCGTTCCAGCGCGCTGTCCTGCTCGCACCCACCCGAGAAGAAGCGGAGACCTTAGTGTCACAAGCCGTCCTCGCCGCCACCAGTTACGTGCCGTTCGACCTCGAGAACCTCAGCGGGGGCGACACGGCGTGGGTACTGGCCTCGGCATCCCTCGTCCTGCTCATGACCCCGGCGCTGGCGTTCTTCTACGGCGGCATGGTCCGCGCCAAGCACACCCTTGCCATGCTGATGCAGAACTTCGCCGCGATGGCGATCGTCAGCGTCACCTGGGTTGTCATCGGTTTCACCCTGGCCTTCGGCGGCACCGGTCGTTACATCGGTGACCTGCACTTTCTGTTCATGCGCAACATCACCGACGTGGTGCCGGCCCTGGGCGAGGCCCAGACCATGCCGACCATGGTCTTCGTCGCCTTCCAGCTGACGTTCGCGATCATCACCCCGGCCCTGATCACCGGCGCCACGGCCGACCGCTGGAAGTTCGGCGCCTTCGTCGCCTTCGTCTCGGCCTGGTCGATCCTGATCTATGCCCCGGTCGCGCACTGGGTCTTCAACGGCTACGGCTTTCTCAACCAGTCCATGCAGTCAGCGGGCAAGTTCTTCGCCCAGGACTTCGCCGGCGGCACGGTGGTGCACATCAACGCCGGCGCGGCCGGCCTGGCCGTGGCCTTGGTGCTGGGCAAGCGCCGCGGCTGGCCCCGGGAGAACATGCGCGGTCACAACATCCCGTTCGTGATGCTCGGCGCCGGCCTGCTGTGGTTCGGCTGGTTCGGCTTCAACGCGGGCTCCGCGCTGGCAGCCAACGGCCTAGCCGGCATGGCCTGGGTCAACACCAACACCGCCGCCGCGACCGCGATGCTGGGCTGGTTGATCGTGGAGAAACTGCGCTACGGCAAGCCAACCGCCCTGGGCGCGGCCTCCGGCGTAGTGGCCGGGCTGGTGGCGATCACGCCGTGCGCCGGTTTCGTCAGCGTCAGCGGCGCGCTGATCATCGGCCTGCTCGCCGGCGCCGGTTGCGCCTTCGCGATCAGCCTGAAGAACCGGCTCGGCTACGACGACTCGCTCGACGTCGTCGGCGTGCACTTCGTCGGCGGCTGGATCGGCACCCTGGCGCTCGGCTTCCTCTCCACCGACGTCACCAACCCGCTGGCCAACAACGGCATCCTCTACGGCGGCGGCGGCCAGTACGGCGGCTGGAACCTGCTGCTGCACCAGGCCGAGGCGGCTGGCGTGGTCACGGTGTTCTCCTTCGTGGGCACCTACATCATCGTCAAGGTCATCGGCCTGGTGATGCGCAACCGGGTCACCGAAGAGGAAGAGATCGCCGGTCTGGACCAGTCCGTGCACGGTGAGACCGCCTATGACTTCGGTACGCTGACCGGCTCCGGCGGCGGGCACTTCGCCCCGTCGGCGCTTACCAAAGAGAGGGTGCAGGCATGAAGCTGGTGACCGCGATCATCAAGCCCTTCAAGTTGGAAGAGGTCAAGCTCGCCCTGGAGAACCTGGGCATCCAGGGCCTGACCGTCAGCGAGGTCTCCGGCTTCGGCCGCCAGCGCGGGCACACCGAGGTCTACCGGGGCGCGGAGTACACCGTCGACCTGGTGCCCAAGGTGCGGGTCGAGGTGCTGGTGCACGACGCCGACAAGGTGGTCCAGGCGATGGTGGAGGCCGCCCGGACCGGCAAGATCGGCGACGGCAAGGTCTGGGTGACCGAGGTCGAGACCGTGGTGCGGGTGCGCACCGGCGAACGGGATGACGACGCCCTCTGAGCGCTCCGCCGAAGCGGTGCGGTCCATCAGGTCTGACCGGGCGCGGTTGCTGGCCCGGACCGACCTGGTGGGGTCGGAGCTGCGAGCCGGCCTGACCGCGATGTTCGACTCGTGGCTGGCCGGGCTGCTGCCCCCGGCGCCCGGGGTCGCGTTGCTGGCGGTCGGCGGCCTGGGACGCCGGGAACCCACCCCGTACGGCGATCTGGACCTGGTGCTGCTGCACGACGGCAAGGCTCTGGGCGCCGCGGAGACGGCCTCGGTCGCGGACTCGCTGTGGTACCCGATCTGGGACGCCGGGATGGGCCTGGACCACTCGGTGCGGACCCCGCAGCAGGCGCTCGCGGTAGCCGCCGAGGACCTCAAGGCACTGCTGGGAATGCTCGACGCCCGGCATATCGCCGGTGACCCGGCGCTGACCGGGCTGGTCCGCGAGCAGGCGATCAGCCGGTGGCGGCGCGGGGCGCAGGAGAAGGCGCCGCAGTTGCGAGAGCTGGCCCGCGGCCGGTGGAACAGTCGCGGGGACGCCTCCTTCCTGCTGGAGCCCGATCTCAAGGACTGCCAGGGCGGGTTGCGCGATTGGGTGGGACTGCGCGCGCTCGCCTCGGCCCAACTGCTGGACCTGACGCCGGCCGTGCAGCAGGCCGCCACGGTGCTGCTGGACGTGCGCGGCGAGCTGCACCGGCTGGCCGGCCGGCCGGCCGACGTGCTGCGGGCCCAGGACCGCGAGTCGGTGGCCCGGGCGCTGGGCCTGCCCGGGCCGGACGAGGTGTTGCGGGCGGTGCACGAGGCGGCCCGGACGCTGGCCTACGCCACCGACGCGGCCTGGCGCCGGGTGGCTGGCGCCGAGCGCCCGGCGCCCAGGTCGTTGCTGAGCCGGTTGCGCCCGGCGGTTGCGACCGGCCGGAGTCCTGGCGCGGCGGCCGCCCGGGTGCCGCTGGCCAAGGACGTGGTGGCCCAGGCCGGCGAGGTGGTGCTGGCCCGCGACGCCGACCCGTGGGCCGATCCGGTGCTGACCCTGCGGGTGGCCCGGGCGGCAGCGTCCGCGGACCTGCCGATCTCGGCCTACGCCCTGAGCCGGCTGGTCACCGAGGGCGCCCCGCTGCCCGAGCCGTGGCCGGCCGCGGCCCGCGAGGAGTTCGTCGCGCTGCTGGGAGCCGGCGCCCGGGCAGTGCCGGCGTTGGAGGCGCTGGACCAGCACGGCCTGCTGAGCCGGTTGCTGCCGGAGTGGGAACAGGTCCGGTTCAAGGCCCAGCACAACCCGGTGCACCTGTTCACCGTCGACCGGCACCTGATCGAGACGGCCGTCCGGGCCGGGGCGCTGGCATCCGAGGTGGCCCGTCCGGACCTGCTGCTGGTGGGCGCGCTGCTGCACGACATCGGCAAGGGCTACCCGGGGGACCACTCGGTGACCGGCGCGGCGCTGGCCGGGCGGATGGCGAGCAGGATGGGTTTCTCGGCCGCGGACGCCGCCACCGTGGCGAGCCTGGCCCGGCACCACCTGCTGCTGCCCGACACCGCCACCCGGCGCGATCTGGAGGACCCCTCGACCGTGGCGCTGGTGGTGTCGGCGATCGACGGCTCGGCCGAGCTGCTGGAACTGCTGCACCACCTGACGATCGCCGACGCCGCGGCCACCGGGCCGGCGGCCTGGAGTGACTGGAAGGCCTCGCTGGTCAGCCAGCTGGTCCACCGCGTCGCCGGGGTGCTCGGCGGCGACCGGCTGCCGGCTGCGCGACCACCGTCCGAGGCGGTGCTGCGGCTGGCCCGCGGCGGCGGGATCGAGGTGGTGATCGAGGGCGCTGACGTGCTGATGGCCGCGCCGGATGCCACCGGGCTGCTGTCCAGCGCGTCCGGGCTGCTGGCGCTGCACTCCCTGGACGTGCAGGCCGCCGACGTGCGCACGGTGGGCACGATGGCGGTCAACCGGTTCACGGTCTCGCCCCGGTTCGGTGAGCTGCCCGAC
The Jatrophihabitans sp. genome window above contains:
- a CDS encoding ammonium transporter, with translation MSQAVLAATSYVPFDLENLSGGDTAWVLASASLVLLMTPALAFFYGGMVRAKHTLAMLMQNFAAMAIVSVTWVVIGFTLAFGGTGRYIGDLHFLFMRNITDVVPALGEAQTMPTMVFVAFQLTFAIITPALITGATADRWKFGAFVAFVSAWSILIYAPVAHWVFNGYGFLNQSMQSAGKFFAQDFAGGTVVHINAGAAGLAVALVLGKRRGWPRENMRGHNIPFVMLGAGLLWFGWFGFNAGSALAANGLAGMAWVNTNTAAATAMLGWLIVEKLRYGKPTALGAASGVVAGLVAITPCAGFVSVSGALIIGLLAGAGCAFAISLKNRLGYDDSLDVVGVHFVGGWIGTLALGFLSTDVTNPLANNGILYGGGGQYGGWNLLLHQAEAAGVVTVFSFVGTYIIVKVIGLVMRNRVTEEEEIAGLDQSVHGETAYDFGTLTGSGGGHFAPSALTKERVQA
- a CDS encoding P-II family nitrogen regulator, whose protein sequence is MKLVTAIIKPFKLEEVKLALENLGIQGLTVSEVSGFGRQRGHTEVYRGAEYTVDLVPKVRVEVLVHDADKVVQAMVEAARTGKIGDGKVWVTEVETVVRVRTGERDDDAL
- a CDS encoding [protein-PII] uridylyltransferase; its protein translation is MTTPSERSAEAVRSIRSDRARLLARTDLVGSELRAGLTAMFDSWLAGLLPPAPGVALLAVGGLGRREPTPYGDLDLVLLHDGKALGAAETASVADSLWYPIWDAGMGLDHSVRTPQQALAVAAEDLKALLGMLDARHIAGDPALTGLVREQAISRWRRGAQEKAPQLRELARGRWNSRGDASFLLEPDLKDCQGGLRDWVGLRALASAQLLDLTPAVQQAATVLLDVRGELHRLAGRPADVLRAQDRESVARALGLPGPDEVLRAVHEAARTLAYATDAAWRRVAGAERPAPRSLLSRLRPAVATGRSPGAAAARVPLAKDVVAQAGEVVLARDADPWADPVLTLRVARAAASADLPISAYALSRLVTEGAPLPEPWPAAAREEFVALLGAGARAVPALEALDQHGLLSRLLPEWEQVRFKAQHNPVHLFTVDRHLIETAVRAGALASEVARPDLLLVGALLHDIGKGYPGDHSVTGAALAGRMASRMGFSAADAATVASLARHHLLLPDTATRRDLEDPSTVALVVSAIDGSAELLELLHHLTIADAAATGPAAWSDWKASLVSQLVHRVAGVLGGDRLPAARPPSEAVLRLARGGGIEVVIEGADVLMAAPDATGLLSSASGLLALHSLDVQAADVRTVGTMAVNRFTVSPRFGELPDPALLNADLRRILAGTLALDERLRAKERSYRLSGDSGQLAQPPRLLWFDDEATDATVLEVRTRDGIGLLHRLTAALESAGADIRSARISSLGAHVVDAFYLTDADGKPLSEAHRERVELGLVRALAG